The genomic window ATCGAAGGTACGGATGCACTGCCTGTACGTGTTCCAGAACTGGGTGGCCGTGGCCCGCAGTGCATCCGGAAAGCCGTCCGGCATGCTCGTCCGGGAGAAATCGGGGGACTGCCAGAACGCCACTTCCGCAGCGGCCACATGGATCTGGACATCGGGGCGGAGGCGCTCCTTGACACCGTCCACCAGCAATCCACCAATGTGATCCATGTGCATGTGCGTGATGATCACATCGGTGACCGAACCGAGGTCGATTCCGGCCGCATCAAGGCGCCTGATCAGCTGCCCGGCGCGTGGCAGCTGAAGTTCGGGATCCATGCCCAGGCCTGCATCGATGAGGATGGTCCTGCCGGCACTGCGAACGACCATCACATTGAGTGCCCATTCGAATACATCGTGCGGCAGGTACATCTCGTCCAGCCACTCCGAACGTTCCGGTGCCGATACGTTGTGACCCAGCATCTGCGTGGGCAGCGGCAGGACACCGTCGCTGACCACCAGGACATCGATTTCTCCGACTTTCAGCGCATAGCGCGAGGGAACCAGCTCTTCGACAGGGCAACTGGTCACGACAGTGGCTTCTTGCAGACTGGACATGGAAAACCTCCACAGGTGGCTGGATGGACCCTGGGGTCCGTGGCTGATGCTCGTCCGGCAGCGCGGTGCCCGTGGGCGGGCACACGATCGGCACTGTGAAGGCGGCGCCGCGCTCTGCCGGGAAAACATGGGAGCGTCGCCACGCTAGGCCGAATCCGCGGGCCCCACTAGTGATCCGTGCGGCCACAGTGTGTTGAGTGCAAGGCAGCAGCAGGCAGCGCAGGCCTGCCAGTCGGCTGCCACGCAGCGCGGCTTCAGGTGGTTCCATGAAGGAACCGCTGCAGTGACCTGCAGGTGACTTCCCTGCGCGAACCCCAACGCAATAATCGGCGCGTCGGCAGCATTCCGGCAGAACACGCAAGGAACCTGCACAGGTTGGGAGCTGCATATGTCCATCACATCGCTAGCCGTGCTGCCCCTGCTCCTGATGCTGTGCGCGTGCAGCACGCTGGCTGCGCCAGGCCAGGCCGCGTCGACGCTGGAGGGCTGCACCGCACGGGCCGCGTGCGACCCACTGCCGGGCGTGCAACGGGATGCGGGACCGTTGCACGAGGTGCCGGCCGCTGCCGCTCCGCGCCAGGCACGGAAGTGGCTCGACTGTGCGGCCACGTCATACACGGCGATGGTGTCCGGGGGCGATCCTTCAACGCACCGTGTCGGCACCTGGACCCGGTGCAGCGACCAGTTCCTGTCGCTGGCGCTGACCGGCCGTGCGCCCTGGCAGCCGGGAAGGCGCCAGGTGCTGGGCATCGACATCGATGTGCAGTTCCGCGGCCTGTCGCGCAACCTGCAGCCGCCGCTCCGCGTCGTGCGGTCGGCGCAGGTGCCGATCCGGATCCCGGGCGGGCGGCCGGGCACGGTTGCAGGGTATGGCGTTCCCCTCGTCGTATGGTCGCGGCGCTGCGTCGACCGCCCGGAATGCAGCCTGTTTCCACCCGAAGGCATCGCCAGGCCGGCTACCGGCTGGATCGAGACCGATCAGGCCGGGCATCCCACGCTGGTGATTGCCGGGCCGGACGCCGCCGTCGCGCCGGGCATTCCCGGCACGCCCGCCGTGGACAGCACGGCCGCCTATGCCTGGCTGGCGAGGACCTCGTCGCTGGGACGGCTGGGTGTATGGGGGCTGCTCGGCGGCAAGGCGCTCGGGCGCCGCTCGGGCCTCTACCTGCTTGAGGACTACGATCCCGGCAAGCGCCCCATCGTCATGATCCACGGGCTTGGCAGCAACCCACTGATCTGGGCGAGGTTGTCCAGCGCGATCTGGGCCGACCCGGAGCTGAGCAGGAGATACCAGGTCTGGCACATGGTCTACCAGACCAATGCGCCGCAGCTGACCGCGCGCTACCGCGCACAGAACTATCTGAACGCGGTGCTCGATGTTCTGGATAGCGAAGGGGATGATCCCGCCCGCAGCGGAATCGTGCTGATCGGCCACAGCATGGGGGGCGTGGTCGCGCGCCTGCTGTGCGCCGACGCCTCGCCAGCGCTGTGGGACTCGGCATTCACCGTCGCCCCCGAAGACCTGGTGGGTGCGGACCGTGACCTCCAGGTCATCGGCGATACGTTCCGCTTCCGCCACTTCCCCGGCGTCACCCGGGCGATCTTCCTGGCCACCCCGCATCACGGCAGCCCGACGGCCGATGGCTGGATCGGCAAGCTGGTGGCGCACCTCGTCCGCGGGCGGCCTGCCGAGCTGGATGCGCTGAGGCGGATCGCCGCCGATCAGCCCGAGGCGATCCGCAAGGAGCTGAGGGACAGCATCTTCAGGTTCCGCATCAACAGCATCGCCACCCTGCGGGTGTCTCACCCGGTTCGGGTCGCCAGCCAGTCATTGATGCCGGTGCCGACCATCGCATACGACACGATCGCCGGGCGCCGGCGCGGCTCGGATCCGCCCGGTGACGGCGTCGTTCCCCTGCAGAGTGCCCTGCTCGACGGGGCCGAGACGACCACGATCCTGGATGCCAACCACTACGTGTACGAGCACCCCGAAGCGATCGCCACGGTCCTGCGGATCCTCCGCCAGGACGCGCCGGTGCGGCGCGACGTGGACAGCGCAGGCAGTACCCGCGCGATGCCGTCAGCGTTTGCCGAAGGCGCGCATGAATGTGGAAACGGCCTGGGCCGTCCACTGGTCGATCTGCGCGTCCGACGGTGCTGAGTCCGGATGCAACAGGGATTCAAGTTGCCCCTCCCCCCGAACGAGGTTGACGAAATGGCTCGCTGCCGCATGGGAACCGATGTCGTCCAGCTCAAGCTCGCCTTCCGCGGCGGCCTGGCTCAGCTGCGCCGCCACCAGTTCGGTCACCGTCCGGGGGCCGGCGAGGTAGAGCGTTCTGGCCAGGTGGGGAAATCGCTGCGCTTCACCCACCACGGCGCGGAACATGGCCAGGCCGGCGGGCGAAAGCACGATCTCCAGATAGGCGCGCGCCAGTTCCGAAAGGGTCTCGCGCAGGCGGCCCCGGTCGAACTGGATCTCCCTGATGGTGCGGGTGAACGCTGCGCACTCGGCCTCTATCACCGCCGAGAACAGCGCCTCCTTGTTGGGAAAGTGGGCATAGACCGTTGCTTTGGAAACGCCCGCCTCCCTCTGGATCATGTCGGTGGTTGCCGCACTGAAGCCGTTGGCCAGGAACACGCCCCTGGCGGCCTCGAGGACGACCTGGGCCTTCGCGGGCAGCGCCTTGGGCGCAGGTGCGGCGGCGGCATGGAGGGCACGGGGCGCGGGCGGGTGGCGTTCCATTTGCGGGTCTCCGGCTTGCCGTGCAAGGGCGCGGGCAAGTGCAAAACTGTACCGAGGGGTACTGCAAGACTACGCAGGTACAGACGCCTGCGCAACAGGGGCTTGCAATCTTCGGCCCATCCGATAAGAATCTGACCGCATCGTACCGAGCGGTACAGTACAGCCCTCCTTTCTTGACTCGCCCGCGCAGGCACCGCCATGGCATACCGAATCTCACCTTCAACGCTGCTGGGCCGATTGCCCTGCCTCCTCCTGGTGGCGTCGGCGACCGGCTGCACGGTCGGCCCCGACTTCGTCAGGCCCGACGATGGCCTGGCCCAGGTCCAGCTCAGCGCACGCGACACCTACGAAATCGAGGACCGCACGACATCGGCGTCGACGCCGGTCCGCTGGTGGGACCTGTTCAACGACCCGGTGCTCACCGGCCTGCAGACCGACGCCGAGGCGGCCAACCTGGACCTGCTGCTGGCGACCGAGCGCATCCAGGAAAGCCGCGCACAGCTGGGCATCGCGTCCGCGGACCTTCTGCCCAGCGTCGGCGCGTCGGCTGCCTATGCGCGCGAGGCGAACAGCGCGAACGGCAAGTTCGCCGCGCTGGGGGCGCCGACCACGGCCAATGACTTCTGGCAGACCGGCCTGGACGCCAGCTGGGAAATCGATCTCTGGGGTCGCGCGCGGCGTGCCCGCGAAGGTGCGGCGGCGGCGCTGGAAGCCTCCGTCTATGGGCGCGAAGTCGCGCGCGCAGCGCTGGCTGCGGAAGTGGCCCGCAACTACCTGCTGCTGCGCGGCGTCCAGGCGCAGCTGGACGTCACCCGGCAGAACCTGGAAGTCGCCGACCGTGCGCTGGGGATCGCGGAGAACCGGCAGCACAACGGCGTCGGCACGACGTTCGAGACCGCGTCGGCGCGCGCCCAGCTTGCCACCACCCGGTCGCTGGTGCCTGAGCTGACCCAGCGTCGCAACGCACTGGTCAGCGCGCTGGCCCTGCTGCTCGGCGAAGAGCCGCGTGCGCTGGATGCCCGGCTGATGATGGCCATGCCGTTGCCGGCGCTTCCCTCCAACATCCCCGTCGGCATCCCCTCGGAACTGGCCCGCCGTCGCCCGGACATTCGACGGGCCGAGGCACAGCTGCACGCTGCGACGGCAGCGATCGGCGTGGCAAAGGCAGACTTCTACCCGCGCATCGGGCTCCGCGGCAGGATCGGCGTGGAGGCGTTCGAAGGCAGCGATCTCGGCAGCTGGGACTCGCGGACGTTCTCGGTCGGGCCCACCGTGTACCTGCCCATCTTCCAGGGCGGGCGCCTCAAGCAGCGGCTGGCGCTCAATGAGTCCCGCCAGCGGAGCGCGGCCATTGCGTACCGGCAGACGGTGCTCAATGCCTGGCACGAAGTGGACGGCGCCCTGGATGCGTGGAGCGCGCAGCGTTCCCATCACCAGGACGCAGAGATCGCCTACGAGGAGAATCGGCTGGCACTGCGCGCAGCCGAACGCGGCTACCGCGAAGGCGCCTCGGACTATCTCAGCGTGCTCACCGCGCAGCGCGGCCTGCTGGCAAGCCAGTCGGCGCTCAATGCCAGCGCCACCAACTCTGCCCTCGCCGTCGTCGGCCTGTTCAAGTCGCTCGGCGGCGGATGGGACAGTACCGCCTTCTCCCACGCCGATGACGCGGAGGCACATGCCGCCGGGCCGCGCCTGGGGGGGAGCGGGCCATGACCGAGGCCACCCTTCCTGCCGCGCTGCCGGCCGGTGCAGGCGCCCATTCCCCGCAGCGGGCCATGCTGGGCCTGGCCGGCATCTTCCTGGCCGCCATGCTGGCCGGCCTCAACAACCGCGTGGGCGCCATTGCCCTGCCGGACGTGCGCGGTGCGCTCGGCTTCGGCCTCGACGATGCGTCCTGGCTCACCACCGTGTACAGCGTCGGTGAGCTGATCGCCATGCCGTTCTCGGCCTGGTTCGCCATCACCTTCTCCGTGCGCAGGTTCGAGCTGTGCATGATCGCGGTGTGCACGCTGCTCGCGCTGCTTGCACCGTTCGTGCGGAACCTTGAACTGCTGCTGGCGCTCCGCTTCGTGCAGGGCGTGGCCAGTGGAACGATGATCCCGGTGCTGATGATGGCAGCGCTGAAGTTCCTGCCGCCCAACATCCGCCTGCACGGTCTGGCGCTGTATGCGCTGACCGCCACGTTCGCGCCCAACGTGTCGATCTGGCTGGCCGGGTACTGGTCAGACGGGCTGTCCGATTGGCGGTGGATCTATTGGCAGGTGATCCCGCTGGCCGCCCTCGCGGCGTGGCTGGTGGCCATCGGCCTGCCCAGCGAACCAGTGCAGCGGGACCGCTTCGCGCAGGCCAACTGGCCCGGGATGCTGTGCGGCGTGCCCGGGTTCGCGTTGCTGGCCATCACGCTGGACCAGGGCATCCGCCTGGACTGGTTCAACTCGCCGCTGATCGTCACCACCGGCGTCGCCGGGCTTGCGCTGCTGGCGCTGTACCTGCTCACCGAGTGGTACCACCCGGCGCCGTTCATCAAGCTGCAGATCCTGGGCAGGAGAAATCTCGGCCTTGGGTTTTCCCTCTTCGTCGTTCTGCTGGTCGTCATGACCTCGGGCACCCTGCTGCCGATGAACTACCTGGCCGCGATCCAGGGATACCGGCCCGCGCAGATGGCGCAGATCGGCCTGTCCATCGCACTGCCGCAGCTGGTGCTGGGCTCGCTGGTCGCGGTGCTGCTCTACCGGAGATGGGTGGATGCGCGCCTGGTGTTTGCAGGCGGCCTGCTGTTGATCGCGACGGCATGCTTCCTCGGGGCACACCTGGACGCCAGCTGGAACCGCGATCAGTTCGTGCTGCAGCAGGCGCTCCAGGCCCTCGGCCAGCCAATGGCGGTGGTCGCCATGCTGTTCCTCTGCACCAGTGTCGTGCAGCCGCACGAGGGGCCTTTCGTCTCCGGCAACATCAACACGCTGCGCGCCGTGGGCTCGCTGCTGGGTGGCGCGGTCGTGGGCCAGCTCATCGTGGTCCGCCAGCGGTTCCATTCGGACATGCTGCTGGACCAGGCGGGCCTGAGCGCGGGAACCCATCCGCTGGCGTTCGATCCCACCCAGCTGATGGCCTACACCGGCGCGCAGAGCCTGGTGCTGTCGGTGGCAGACGCCTACCGCGTACTCGGGGCGCTGGCCCTCCTCATGGTCCCGTTCGTACTGAGCATGACCTTCATCCCTGCCCCTGATCTCTCCGGGAAGAAAGCCGCCGGAAGCGGCGCGTAATCACCAGGACATCACACTCATGACCATGCCTCCCAAAACCAAGCTCATCGCCGTATCGCTGGCGGCGACCGCCATCCTCCTTGCCATCGCCTACTTCAACCGCGACGAGGCCAGCGCGTCCACCCAGAGCACCGACGATGCCTACGTGCAGGCGGATTTCACCGTCGTGTCGCCACAGGTCTCCGGCCTCATCAGCAAGGTCCTTGTCGAAGAGAACCAGAAGGTGCGTGCCGGCGACCTGCTGGTCAGCATCGACGACCGCGACTTCCAGGTTGCGGTCAGCGCCGCTGCCGCGGACGTCAAGGCAGCAGAGGCCACGGTGGCCAGCCTGGCCGGACGGATCCAGCAGCAGGACGCGCTGGTGCGCCAGTCGAGAGCGGCGATAGCCTCGGATTCGGCCGAGGTCGTCCTCGCGCAGGCCAACCAGCGCCGCTATCGCAACCTCGCTGCGGATGGTTCCGGCTCGATCCAGGCCCGGCAGCAGGCCGATGCCTCGCTCGCGGTTCGCGTGGCCGGGCGTGACAGGAATCGCGCTGGGCTGGATGCCGCACTCGAGCAGACAACGATCCTGAGAGCCGAACTGCAGAAGTCCGAGGCCGCCCTGGCCAAGGCCACCGCCGCCTGGGAGGCCGCGAAACTGGCGCTTTCCTACACAAGGATCACGTCTCCGATCGATGGCGTGGTCGGCCAACGCTCGGTGCGGCTCGGTGCCCATGTGGGCGTGGGAAAGCCATTGCTGGCCGTGGTTCCGCTCGATGAGGTCTATGTCGCGGCCAACTTCCGCGAGACACAGCTGGCGCGGGTTCGTGTCGGCCAGAACGTCGCCATCACCGTCGATGGCCTGCCGGGGGTGAAGCTCAAGGGCAGCGTCGAGAGCCTGGGGCCCGCCAGCGGCGTGAGCTACTCCCCCGTTGCCCCGCACAACGCGACCGGCAACTTCACCAAGATCGTGCAGCGCCTGCCGGTACGCATCCGCATCGCACCGGGCCAGAAGGAGGCGAGCGGCCTGCGCG from Stenotrophomonas sp. 704A1 includes these protein-coding regions:
- a CDS encoding efflux transporter outer membrane subunit: MPCLLLVASATGCTVGPDFVRPDDGLAQVQLSARDTYEIEDRTTSASTPVRWWDLFNDPVLTGLQTDAEAANLDLLLATERIQESRAQLGIASADLLPSVGASAAYAREANSANGKFAALGAPTTANDFWQTGLDASWEIDLWGRARRAREGAAAALEASVYGREVARAALAAEVARNYLLLRGVQAQLDVTRQNLEVADRALGIAENRQHNGVGTTFETASARAQLATTRSLVPELTQRRNALVSALALLLGEEPRALDARLMMAMPLPALPSNIPVGIPSELARRRPDIRRAEAQLHAATAAIGVAKADFYPRIGLRGRIGVEAFEGSDLGSWDSRTFSVGPTVYLPIFQGGRLKQRLALNESRQRSAAIAYRQTVLNAWHEVDGALDAWSAQRSHHQDAEIAYEENRLALRAAERGYREGASDYLSVLTAQRGLLASQSALNASATNSALAVVGLFKSLGGGWDSTAFSHADDAEAHAAGPRLGGSGP
- a CDS encoding alpha/beta fold hydrolase encodes the protein MSITSLAVLPLLLMLCACSTLAAPGQAASTLEGCTARAACDPLPGVQRDAGPLHEVPAAAAPRQARKWLDCAATSYTAMVSGGDPSTHRVGTWTRCSDQFLSLALTGRAPWQPGRRQVLGIDIDVQFRGLSRNLQPPLRVVRSAQVPIRIPGGRPGTVAGYGVPLVVWSRRCVDRPECSLFPPEGIARPATGWIETDQAGHPTLVIAGPDAAVAPGIPGTPAVDSTAAYAWLARTSSLGRLGVWGLLGGKALGRRSGLYLLEDYDPGKRPIVMIHGLGSNPLIWARLSSAIWADPELSRRYQVWHMVYQTNAPQLTARYRAQNYLNAVLDVLDSEGDDPARSGIVLIGHSMGGVVARLLCADASPALWDSAFTVAPEDLVGADRDLQVIGDTFRFRHFPGVTRAIFLATPHHGSPTADGWIGKLVAHLVRGRPAELDALRRIAADQPEAIRKELRDSIFRFRINSIATLRVSHPVRVASQSLMPVPTIAYDTIAGRRRGSDPPGDGVVPLQSALLDGAETTTILDANHYVYEHPEAIATVLRILRQDAPVRRDVDSAGSTRAMPSAFAEGAHECGNGLGRPLVDLRVRRC
- a CDS encoding TetR/AcrR family transcriptional regulator; its protein translation is MERHPPAPRALHAAAAPAPKALPAKAQVVLEAARGVFLANGFSAATTDMIQREAGVSKATVYAHFPNKEALFSAVIEAECAAFTRTIREIQFDRGRLRETLSELARAYLEIVLSPAGLAMFRAVVGEAQRFPHLARTLYLAGPRTVTELVAAQLSQAAAEGELELDDIGSHAAASHFVNLVRGEGQLESLLHPDSAPSDAQIDQWTAQAVSTFMRAFGKR
- a CDS encoding HlyD family secretion protein encodes the protein MTMPPKTKLIAVSLAATAILLAIAYFNRDEASASTQSTDDAYVQADFTVVSPQVSGLISKVLVEENQKVRAGDLLVSIDDRDFQVAVSAAAADVKAAEATVASLAGRIQQQDALVRQSRAAIASDSAEVVLAQANQRRYRNLAADGSGSIQARQQADASLAVRVAGRDRNRAGLDAALEQTTILRAELQKSEAALAKATAAWEAAKLALSYTRITSPIDGVVGQRSVRLGAHVGVGKPLLAVVPLDEVYVAANFRETQLARVRVGQNVAITVDGLPGVKLKGSVESLGPASGVSYSPVAPHNATGNFTKIVQRLPVRIRIAPGQKEASGLRVGMSVTPRITISE
- a CDS encoding MFS transporter, translated to MTEATLPAALPAGAGAHSPQRAMLGLAGIFLAAMLAGLNNRVGAIALPDVRGALGFGLDDASWLTTVYSVGELIAMPFSAWFAITFSVRRFELCMIAVCTLLALLAPFVRNLELLLALRFVQGVASGTMIPVLMMAALKFLPPNIRLHGLALYALTATFAPNVSIWLAGYWSDGLSDWRWIYWQVIPLAALAAWLVAIGLPSEPVQRDRFAQANWPGMLCGVPGFALLAITLDQGIRLDWFNSPLIVTTGVAGLALLALYLLTEWYHPAPFIKLQILGRRNLGLGFSLFVVLLVVMTSGTLLPMNYLAAIQGYRPAQMAQIGLSIALPQLVLGSLVAVLLYRRWVDARLVFAGGLLLIATACFLGAHLDASWNRDQFVLQQALQALGQPMAVVAMLFLCTSVVQPHEGPFVSGNINTLRAVGSLLGGAVVGQLIVVRQRFHSDMLLDQAGLSAGTHPLAFDPTQLMAYTGAQSLVLSVADAYRVLGALALLMVPFVLSMTFIPAPDLSGKKAAGSGA
- a CDS encoding MBL fold metallo-hydrolase — its product is MSSLQEATVVTSCPVEELVPSRYALKVGEIDVLVVSDGVLPLPTQMLGHNVSAPERSEWLDEMYLPHDVFEWALNVMVVRSAGRTILIDAGLGMDPELQLPRAGQLIRRLDAAGIDLGSVTDVIITHMHMDHIGGLLVDGVKERLRPDVQIHVAAAEVAFWQSPDFSRTSMPDGFPDALRATATQFWNTYRQCIRTFDETVEVAPGVVAHRTGGHTPGHCVVRLSSKGDALTFAGDAVFAVGFEKPNWFNGFEHDPEESARVRMRLLSDLADTGELLVATHLPFPSVGRVSASGEAFEWVPVFWSF